The Corvus moneduloides isolate bCorMon1 chromosome 18, bCorMon1.pri, whole genome shotgun sequence genome window below encodes:
- the YWHAH gene encoding 14-3-3 protein eta gives MGDREQLLQRARLAEQAERYDDMASAMKSVTELNEPLSNEDRNLLSVAYKNVVGARRSSWRVISSIEQKTMADGNEKKLEKVKAYREKIEKELETVCNDVLALLDKYLIKNCNDFQYESKVFYLKMKGDYYRYLAEVAAGEKKNSVVEASEAAYKEAFEISKEHMQPTHPIRLGLALNFSVFYYEIQNAPEQACLLAKQAFDDAIAELDTLNEDSYKDSTLIMQLLRDNLTLWTSDQQDEEAGEGNN, from the exons ATGGGGGACcgagagcagctgctgcagcgaGCCCGCCTGGCCGAGCAGGCGGAGAGATACGATGACATGGCCTCGGCCATGAAGTCG GTAACTGAGCTGAATGAGCCCCTCTCAAATGAGGATAGAAACCTGCTGTCTGTAGCCTACAAGAATGTAGTTGGAGCTAGACGGTCCTCCTGGCGGGTCATCAGCAGCATAGAGCAGAAGACTATGGCAGATGGCAATGAGAAGAAGCTGGAGAAAGTTAAAGCCTATAGGGAGAAGATAGAAAAGGAGCTCGAGACAGTCTGCAATGATGTTTTGGCTCTCCTAGATAAATACTTGATCAAGAACTGCAATGACTTCCAATATGAGAGCAAGGTCTTTTACCTGAAAATGAAGGGGGATTACTACCGCTATTTGGCAGAAGTTGCTGCTGGAGAGAAGAAGAACAGTGTTGTGGAAGCCTCAGAAGCTGCCTATAAAGAGGCTTTTGAAATCAGCAAAGAGCACATGCAGCCCACTCACCCAATTAGGCTTGGGCTGGCCCTCAATTTCTCAGTGTTCTACTATGAAATCCAGAATGCCCCTGAGCAGGCCTGCCTTTTAGCCAAACAAGCCTTTGATGATGCCATAGCAGAGCTGGACACACTAAATGAGGATTCCTACAAGGACTCCACTCTCATCATGCAGTTACTTCGAGATAACCTCACTCTGTGGACGAGTGATCAGCAGGATGAAGAAGCAGGAGAGGGCAATAATTAA